From Candidatus Poribacteria bacterium, a single genomic window includes:
- a CDS encoding glycoside hydrolase family protein codes for MKNNDLLRRLLIEEEGCECEAYKDSEDVWTVGIGHNLENDQSPEELSILKIEDELEEWEGFTITESQAFELFDLDVEEAINDLYPAFTDEDLAKLNEPRRAVLVSMVFQMGGAGVRKFKNFVRAVKTEDWHTAAAEMIYANPKVKRYSRWYTQTPNRCQRAADAMRMGYFPQYQQPPATGDRTDALETLSTLEILTELLNREKKRMNR; via the coding sequence ATGAAAAACAATGACCTCTTAAGACGACTTCTCATCGAAGAAGAGGGGTGCGAGTGTGAAGCTTACAAAGATTCCGAAGACGTATGGACGGTCGGCATTGGGCACAACCTCGAAAACGACCAGTCCCCCGAAGAACTCTCAATCCTGAAGATCGAAGATGAATTAGAGGAGTGGGAAGGTTTCACAATCACAGAATCGCAAGCGTTTGAACTCTTTGATTTGGATGTCGAGGAGGCTATCAACGATCTCTATCCAGCCTTCACTGACGAAGATTTAGCAAAACTGAATGAGCCGCGGCGTGCCGTTCTGGTGTCAATGGTCTTCCAAATGGGCGGTGCGGGTGTCCGCAAGTTCAAAAATTTCGTGCGAGCGGTCAAAACAGAGGACTGGCACACCGCGGCTGCTGAGATGATCTATGCGAATCCGAAAGTGAAACGCTATTCACGCTGGTATACGCAAACCCCGAATCGCTGTCAACGCGCAGCGGATGCGATGCGGATGGGATATTTTCCGCAGTATCAGCAACCGCCTGCGACGGGAGACCGCACTGATGCGTTAGAGACTCTCTCCACGCTGGAGATATTAACGGAACTTCTCAATAGAGAAAAAAAAAGGATGAACAGATGA
- a CDS encoding tape measure protein — protein sequence MATDVSIRFRAQSVEARREIEQLQKEVQGLRQHLGQTARAAETAETGVQHLGQQSRQAAGGVDKLGDEARETAQEMTLLGNRFRNTGRSAIEFSSVTGIATRGIGTFTGSLGLLRNTLGALGIAVATQQIGQFGVESVQAAGRMEQYIRATTQIEGSSEAAQQRIEALIEVANLPGLNFEALTRYSNRLRAAGFAADDTDKILLTVGQTIVALGGSAEKAALSMEQIIQAIQLGNIDMRDFRTIIQQIPGFLEVLGDVHGVEANIDGLREAFNNTGGSMRDLLIPAFDELARRFEGPPADSYIVALDTLENAFFLLQATIGDQFLPVVVRGAQGLTEFFEAVRAGIQDTSTLPEPIQEIIAGAQALLSALEAVGGRLAGILGPSVRQVGTEFAGLLGSVLELAGSLLNLLSPILQGLTYITGTVTAAVAQLADQLSTLITGVSDGVKWLTFWSDEEDKAATATDRLTTSVAAATAALEENASVGDKQRARLSALQQELQTTNASIARYEAELRKAGAAGVSNRSTDQFERLLQTARERVPELTAEIERLTAAYGGLTAELGSDATAVERQAAKLKDLQTELTTAKAAVERYEQALAKARAETLGETNSAIEHYTRRLEGAKAEQARVNAEIGKAETQLTVLKNATTEATGATDKNTASVKAANVEYTEYRQFIRDATQEIKAFSELNAGLEGFSDFWRVAAGAAGEYSSAVNLATVSVTNHAAELEALHNAGFFDGLDDPIADYVAGLHATSEAADNALGPLNRIIGSVHSADTDFRNAEERLRNFDDAFKRSEVTIPRVTSEMRQFAGQVPEATQEVIEFRRELEALNRTGQDIDLRSVADALNIEAVPVQGAALGGRDAYVQYLKDNALNIGEELASQALRTTATLRQIESDRVENLADLEQSYSDKIIAINEEKRQKLAEIEQEIEEERVRRLAAIQATFDAAKDAEVEARQEAADRILAIERKAAEDRERLRERLNDRLLELEQRRDERIQELTDGLVARERDRQEEILAITERAADARATAEARYAARVQEINNRLVESVREIQRGLQEEIASLEAGFVARQADRADEIVRITQEAAEARAAAHETFTETMEGVYRDLVTAWDALEEGFLERQEDRAEERVAIEARAADARIAAHQAYTDSVARMSTDLVNDIRRIEAEIVDVQQRAAEDRFAIEQESIEDRAEANASYARRRDEIEAERERGLEEQARRFAAIQREATQARLEADQEYADTFQDIQNDLVDTVVDIQRDLNDTLNDLRDEQIDAEQDRLDALVDLHAETQQKLEDLERDKNRTIEDLREEYQRDQLDAATQLDRDLQDAEGDPEKAAAARERFNRRLQDLTRGFHRDVLDLQKRQQRQREDLARQAAEREIHIAEQAVRRQAEIAQQETEARAQAQAGIATAETEAGVSFEAAQANYVPALSAHEQALLAHAEALNRINQDTAAATEAVEHARSEALQTEIDEIAEATKILTEALGAVTAAEQERLRTLQMETSAATQALREQRTDAETRTGLTFEEALANYTPAVDLNTQALQALTDALAQAETERVSALGGVDTAGAADRFTTQAAQQALETGAGVSIEAARANFVPALSSAAQATLTLNQTIRDLDTSFQGAIAAIQTAGLVDRQSVDAAVQEAIAAAVAQQTALQTQAGTTFAAASLTFQPGLSDIAQAGVDRDTALSGIDETETAEIDAANAQGIADRLATDAAITEARDTYIKARDAEIFKHNVAMLKLNTAEAADIKAIHETLRGDLTSITAKLDAELAEIRETKTVFDTRIAELIDKINQQANFDVANLKEDTAAMRVELEAIAAEQRNNAWKGALLKLASTGITIAGVAAGTALGNPVAGLAAGQVVGGLVEQGGNELFHFESTDRIARNLARSTAYRRSRPAPNYLPDANQLRNARDVSREIVAGLTEGLEQRSRSDGGFGSASQQAGVPEEINATVVLQWPDGATIELRDQMIRLQDQDRSL from the coding sequence ATGGCTACTGATGTTTCCATACGCTTTCGGGCGCAGAGTGTTGAAGCCCGACGCGAGATAGAGCAACTTCAAAAAGAGGTCCAAGGCTTGCGCCAACACCTCGGTCAGACGGCGCGTGCCGCGGAGACTGCTGAAACCGGGGTCCAGCACCTCGGTCAGCAATCGCGCCAAGCGGCAGGTGGGGTTGATAAACTCGGCGACGAAGCCCGTGAGACTGCCCAAGAGATGACGCTGCTCGGGAATCGGTTTCGGAACACCGGCAGAAGTGCTATCGAATTCAGCAGTGTGACAGGCATTGCGACAAGAGGCATTGGCACATTTACGGGTTCACTCGGTCTGCTTCGCAATACATTGGGTGCACTCGGGATCGCCGTCGCAACACAGCAGATCGGTCAGTTCGGTGTTGAAAGCGTGCAGGCGGCGGGTCGGATGGAGCAGTATATCCGGGCGACCACGCAGATTGAAGGGTCTTCGGAAGCGGCACAACAGCGGATTGAAGCTCTGATTGAGGTCGCCAATTTGCCGGGCTTGAACTTCGAGGCACTCACCCGATATTCAAACAGGCTCCGTGCAGCAGGGTTTGCGGCAGATGATACCGACAAAATTCTGTTGACGGTCGGTCAGACGATTGTTGCACTCGGGGGTTCTGCGGAGAAAGCCGCGCTTTCAATGGAGCAGATCATTCAGGCGATCCAGCTCGGCAACATCGACATGCGCGACTTCAGAACCATCATCCAGCAGATCCCTGGATTTCTTGAGGTGTTGGGTGATGTTCACGGGGTCGAAGCGAATATTGATGGCTTGAGAGAAGCGTTCAATAACACAGGCGGTTCGATGCGCGACCTGTTGATTCCGGCGTTCGATGAGTTGGCACGTCGGTTTGAAGGTCCACCGGCGGATTCTTACATCGTCGCGCTGGACACGCTCGAGAACGCCTTCTTCCTACTCCAAGCGACGATCGGGGATCAGTTCCTTCCGGTCGTTGTCCGGGGTGCGCAAGGGTTAACAGAATTCTTTGAAGCCGTCCGTGCAGGTATCCAAGACACATCCACGTTGCCTGAACCGATCCAAGAGATTATCGCCGGTGCGCAGGCACTCTTATCGGCGTTAGAGGCTGTCGGTGGACGGCTCGCGGGGATCTTAGGACCTTCGGTGCGTCAAGTCGGCACGGAGTTCGCCGGGCTATTAGGGTCGGTGTTAGAACTTGCGGGCTCACTCTTGAATCTGTTGAGCCCTATTTTACAAGGACTTACGTATATCACGGGGACGGTTACCGCCGCAGTTGCGCAACTCGCTGACCAGTTGAGCACCCTGATCACCGGTGTGAGCGACGGCGTGAAGTGGTTAACGTTTTGGAGCGATGAGGAAGATAAAGCGGCGACAGCAACGGACCGGTTGACGACATCCGTGGCGGCAGCGACAGCGGCACTCGAAGAGAATGCGAGCGTCGGGGACAAACAGCGTGCACGGCTGAGTGCTTTACAGCAGGAGCTACAAACCACGAACGCGAGTATCGCAAGGTATGAGGCAGAACTCCGGAAAGCAGGAGCAGCAGGGGTTTCTAACCGATCCACGGACCAGTTTGAACGGCTCTTGCAGACGGCACGAGAACGGGTGCCGGAACTCACAGCAGAGATCGAAAGGCTCACGGCTGCGTATGGCGGGCTGACGGCGGAATTGGGGAGCGATGCCACCGCAGTCGAACGACAGGCAGCGAAACTCAAGGATTTACAGACAGAACTTACCACGGCAAAAGCAGCGGTCGAAAGATACGAACAGGCCCTTGCGAAAGCGAGGGCAGAGACGCTCGGTGAGACGAATTCCGCGATTGAACATTATACGCGACGGCTCGAAGGTGCTAAAGCGGAGCAAGCCCGTGTGAACGCTGAGATCGGCAAAGCAGAAACGCAGTTGACTGTCCTGAAAAATGCGACTACAGAGGCGACGGGCGCGACAGATAAGAACACAGCCTCCGTCAAAGCAGCGAATGTTGAATATACCGAGTATAGACAGTTCATCAGAGACGCTACACAGGAGATAAAAGCGTTCTCGGAACTGAATGCCGGACTGGAAGGTTTTAGCGATTTCTGGCGTGTCGCGGCAGGGGCAGCGGGTGAATATTCTTCTGCGGTAAACCTCGCCACTGTTTCTGTAACGAACCACGCCGCAGAACTCGAAGCGCTCCACAACGCCGGGTTCTTTGATGGGTTGGACGATCCCATCGCCGACTACGTCGCTGGACTCCACGCGACATCGGAAGCCGCGGATAACGCCTTGGGACCCCTGAATCGCATCATCGGGTCGGTCCACAGCGCGGATACCGACTTCCGGAACGCTGAAGAACGGCTCCGTAATTTCGACGATGCGTTCAAACGCTCTGAAGTCACGATTCCACGGGTAACATCGGAGATGCGCCAATTTGCGGGGCAGGTCCCGGAGGCAACGCAAGAGGTTATCGAATTCCGGCGGGAGTTGGAGGCGCTGAACCGGACGGGACAGGACATCGATTTGCGTTCCGTTGCGGATGCGTTGAACATCGAAGCCGTCCCGGTACAAGGTGCGGCTCTGGGGGGACGAGACGCTTACGTTCAATACTTGAAAGACAACGCCCTCAACATAGGCGAGGAATTGGCGAGCCAGGCACTCCGGACGACGGCGACCCTTCGGCAGATTGAAAGCGATCGGGTGGAGAACCTTGCCGACCTGGAGCAGTCGTATTCCGATAAGATAATTGCGATCAACGAGGAGAAACGTCAGAAACTCGCTGAGATCGAACAGGAGATCGAAGAAGAACGCGTCCGGCGGTTGGCAGCTATCCAAGCGACGTTCGACGCGGCGAAGGATGCTGAAGTCGAGGCGCGACAGGAGGCGGCAGACCGGATTCTTGCGATTGAACGGAAGGCAGCAGAAGATCGCGAACGCCTCCGGGAACGACTCAACGATCGGCTCCTTGAACTCGAGCAGCGACGCGATGAACGGATACAGGAACTCACAGACGGATTGGTAGCACGTGAACGGGACCGCCAAGAAGAGATTCTCGCCATCACGGAACGGGCAGCGGATGCCCGGGCAACCGCGGAAGCACGGTATGCCGCCCGCGTCCAGGAAATCAACAATAGGTTAGTTGAAAGTGTTCGGGAGATCCAGCGCGGACTCCAGGAAGAGATCGCATCGCTGGAAGCGGGGTTCGTTGCGCGGCAGGCGGATCGTGCGGATGAGATTGTGCGTATCACGCAGGAGGCGGCAGAGGCGAGGGCTGCTGCGCATGAAACGTTCACTGAGACGATGGAGGGTGTCTATCGCGACCTCGTCACGGCGTGGGATGCCCTTGAGGAGGGGTTCCTTGAGCGGCAGGAAGATCGCGCCGAAGAACGGGTTGCGATAGAAGCACGGGCGGCAGATGCCCGGATCGCGGCGCATCAGGCATACACCGATAGCGTTGCGCGGATGAGCACGGACTTAGTGAACGACATCCGGCGCATTGAAGCTGAGATCGTCGATGTCCAGCAGCGGGCAGCGGAGGACCGGTTCGCGATTGAGCAGGAATCGATTGAAGACCGCGCCGAAGCGAATGCAAGTTATGCCCGGCGACGTGATGAGATCGAGGCGGAACGGGAACGGGGCCTTGAGGAACAGGCGCGTCGGTTCGCCGCGATCCAGCGGGAAGCAACGCAAGCACGATTGGAAGCCGATCAGGAATATGCCGATACGTTTCAGGATATCCAAAACGATCTCGTAGACACGGTGGTCGACATCCAGCGCGATTTGAACGACACGCTCAACGATTTACGGGACGAGCAGATAGATGCGGAACAGGATCGGTTAGACGCTCTCGTTGACCTGCATGCCGAGACGCAACAGAAACTTGAGGACTTAGAGCGGGACAAAAACCGAACCATAGAGGACCTGCGTGAGGAATACCAGCGCGACCAACTCGATGCTGCTACGCAATTAGACCGAGACTTACAGGACGCTGAAGGCGATCCAGAGAAAGCGGCGGCGGCACGTGAGCGGTTTAACCGACGGCTTCAGGACCTGACGCGCGGATTCCATCGCGACGTCTTAGATTTACAGAAACGGCAGCAGCGACAGCGTGAGGATTTGGCACGACAAGCGGCGGAGCGAGAGATTCACATCGCGGAACAGGCGGTCCGACGACAGGCGGAGATCGCACAGCAAGAAACCGAAGCCCGGGCACAGGCACAGGCAGGTATCGCGACGGCGGAGACAGAGGCGGGTGTATCCTTCGAGGCGGCGCAAGCGAACTATGTGCCGGCATTGAGCGCGCATGAACAGGCACTCTTGGCGCATGCCGAAGCACTCAACAGAATCAATCAGGACACCGCGGCAGCGACAGAAGCCGTTGAACACGCCCGCAGCGAGGCACTCCAGACCGAAATAGACGAAATCGCGGAAGCAACAAAAATACTCACCGAGGCACTCGGAGCCGTAACGGCAGCAGAACAAGAACGCCTCCGGACACTACAGATGGAAACATCTGCGGCGACGCAAGCCCTACGGGAGCAGCGGACGGACGCCGAAACACGCACGGGATTGACGTTTGAGGAGGCACTCGCGAACTACACGCCGGCAGTCGACCTGAACACACAGGCACTTCAAGCGTTGACCGACGCTCTTGCGCAGGCAGAGACGGAACGGGTTTCAGCACTCGGTGGGGTTGACACCGCAGGTGCAGCGGACAGGTTCACGACGCAAGCGGCACAGCAAGCACTGGAAACGGGAGCCGGCGTATCCATCGAGGCAGCGCGTGCGAACTTTGTCCCAGCGTTGAGCAGTGCCGCGCAAGCGACGTTGACGCTCAACCAAACGATACGGGATCTCGATACTTCGTTCCAAGGGGCGATTGCGGCGATCCAGACAGCAGGGCTTGTGGATCGGCAGTCGGTAGATGCGGCGGTCCAAGAGGCGATTGCGGCGGCAGTTGCGCAGCAGACAGCACTTCAGACACAAGCAGGGACGACGTTCGCGGCGGCATCGCTGACGTTCCAACCCGGACTCAGCGATATTGCACAGGCGGGTGTCGATCGGGATACGGCTCTCAGTGGTATTGATGAAACCGAAACGGCGGAGATTGATGCCGCCAACGCCCAGGGCATTGCCGATAGACTCGCAACAGACGCGGCGATCACGGAGGCACGGGATACCTATATCAAGGCACGGGATGCGGAGATCTTCAAGCATAACGTCGCGATGCTGAAACTCAACACCGCGGAGGCGGCGGATATCAAGGCGATTCACGAAACGCTACGGGGGGATCTCACCAGCATCACTGCGAAGCTGGACGCGGAACTCGCGGAGATCCGGGAAACGAAAACCGTCTTCGATACGCGAATCGCGGAGTTGATTGATAAAATCAATCAACAGGCGAACTTTGATGTGGCGAACCTGAAAGAGGACACCGCGGCGATGCGTGTGGAATTGGAAGCCATCGCGGCGGAGCAGCGAAACAACGCCTGGAAAGGGGCACTCTTGAAACTCGCTTCAACCGGGATTACGATCGCCGGCGTGGCGGCTGGGACAGCGTTAGGAAACCCTGTTGCGGGGCTTGCGGCGGGTCAGGTCGTTGGCGGGCTGGTGGAGCAAGGCGGAAACGAACTCTTCCACTTTGAAAGCACTGACCGTATTGCTCGCAACCTTGCCCGATCCACTGCGTATCGGCGATCGCGGCCTGCCCCGAATTATTTGCCGGACGCCAACCAACTCCGGAACGCCAGAGATGTGTCGAGAGAAATTGTGGCAGGGCTCACGGAGGGGTTAGAACAGCGGAGTCGCAGCGATGGCGGATTCGGGAGCGCATCCCAGCAAGCAGGTGTGCCTGAGGAAATCAACGCGACGGTGGTATTGCAGTGGCCCGACGGTGCCACGATCGAGTTAAGGGACCAGATGATTCGACTCCAGGATCAAGATCGATCGCTTTAG